In a single window of the Elaeis guineensis isolate ETL-2024a chromosome 4, EG11, whole genome shotgun sequence genome:
- the LOC105042901 gene encoding rop guanine nucleotide exchange factor 3 produces the protein MDSSLVCDENSDMDCPPSSEDQMERSNTDIGSSTPGGDSLDYSRTISEVSTYSEPSISDEPLPLPMRWPISKLVGRASPVLTKLRMKQHVDVLDEKPCNDDIANSELEMMKEKFSKLLLGEDMSGSGKGVCSAVAISNAITNLYATVFGHCYKLEPLPPEKKSMWRREMDCLLSVCDYIVEFYPSFQSLPDGTTLEVMASRPRSDIYINLPALEKLDAMLLEILDSFQNTEFWYDEGKQSSIACNSRSFRRVIHRDDEKWWLPVPCVPASGLPERSQKELQQKRECANQIHKAAMAINSAMLCEMEVPESYLAALPKSGRSSVGDSIYRRMSTPDKFCPDYLLDCLDITSEHEALDIADRVEAAMYVWRRKACMNNSKSSWDMVKDLMADGDKNHMLASRAESLLLWLKQRYPELSQTTLDTSKIQYNKDVGQAILESYSRVLESLAFNIVAWIDDVLFIDGSVKRR, from the exons ATGGACAGCTCCTTGGTGTGTGACGAGAACTCAGATATGGATTGCCCTCCCTCCTCAGAAGACCAGATGGAGAGATCAAATACAGACATTGGAAGTTCCACCCCTGGTGGTGATTCACTCGACTATAGCCGCACAATTTCTGAAGTCTCAACATATTCCGAGCCCAGCATTTCGGATGAGCCCCTTCCCCTACCAATGAGATGGCCAATTTCTAAGCTTGTGGGACGAGCTTCACCTGTTCTTACCAAACTCAGAATGAAACAGCATGTCGATGTTCTGGATGAGAAACCATGCAATGATGATATAGCAAATTCAG AGCTGGAAATGATGAAGGAGAAATTCTCGAAGCTTTTGCTCGGTGAAGACATGTCGGGAAGTGGGAAGGGTGTTTGCTCAGCTGTTGCAATCTCAAATGCCATTACAAACCTCTATG CTACTGTCTTTGGCCACTGCTATAAGTTGGAGCCTCTGCCACCTGAGAAGAAGTCCATGTGGAGGAGAGAGATGGATTGCCTTCTGTCTGTCTGCGATTACATAGTTGAATTCTACCCTTCTTTCCAAAGCTTGCCAGATGGTACTACTCTGGAG GTGATGGCAAGCAGACCAAGATCAGACATTTACATCAACCTTCCTGCACTTGAAAAGCTGGACGCTATGCTGCTT GAAATATTGGACAGCTTCCAGAACACAGAATTCTGGTACGACGAAGGCAAGCAATCATCAATTGCCTGTAACTCAAGGTCATTCCGGCGGGTGATTCATCGGGATGACGAAAAATGGTGGCTACCTGTTCCATGTGTTCCTGCGTCTGGCCTCCCTGAGAGATCACAGAAGGAGCTGCAGCAAAAGCGTGAATGTGCAAATCAGATTCACAAAGCAGCCATGGCAATCAACAGTGCCATGCTTTGTGAAATGGAAGTCCCAGAATCATACCTTGCAGCACTTCCAAAG AGTGGGCGATCGAGTGTAGGAGATTCAATCTATCGCCGCATGTCAACTCCCGACAAGTTCTGCCCTGATTATCTTCTTGATTGTCTTGATATAACTTCAGAACATGAAGCACTTGATATTGCAGACCGTGTGGAAGCCGCAATGTATGTATGGCGGCGCAAAGCATGCATGAACAATTCAAAATCTTCATGGGATATGGTCAAGGACTTGATGGCTGATGGAGACAAAAACCACATGCTTGCAAGTAGAGCTGAATCTCTCTTGCTTTGGCTGAAGCAAAGATACCCTGAATTGTCACAAACAACACTAGATACAAGCAAAATCCAGTACAATAAG GATGTTGGACAAGCAATCCTAGAGAGCTACTCAAGGGTGTTGGAAAGTTTGGCATTTAATATTGTTGCATGGATTGATGATGTTCTTTTCATAGATGGATCTGTGAAAAGGCGGTGA